DNA from Anaerolineales bacterium:
GCCATGCGCATGACGAAGCGGCCGCCACCGGTTGCACCGTCATCTTGGCCGAGAAAGGCGCGGTGGCCAGCGTCGACCAGCGCGGCGGCGCGCCGGGCACACGCGAGACCGACCTGCTGCGGCCCGGCCATCTGGTCAACAAAGTACACGCCATCATGCTATCGGGCGGCTCGGCCTTTGGGCTGGACGCGGCCAGCGGCGCCATGCGCTACCTTGAGGAGCGCAAAGTAGGCCTCAACGTGGGCGTAGCGCGCGTGCCGATCGTGCCCAGCGCGATCTTGTTCGATCTGGGCATCGGTTCGGCGACGCGCCGCCCCGATGCGGCGATGGGCTACCAGGCCTGCGTGAACGCCAGCACCGCGGAGCCCGCCCAGGGCAACGCCGGGGCCGGCATGGGCGCCACGGTGGGCAAGCTGCTGGGCATGGGCCAAGCCATCAAGGCGGGCATTGGCAACGCGCTGGTGGACGCCGGCGGCGGGGTTAAGGTGGGGGCATTGATCGCGGTCAACACTTTTGGCGATGTGATCGGGCCGGATGGCGAGATCCTGGCGGGTGTGCGCTCGATCAAAAAAGGCCCGCTCAAAATTGGCAAAGGCATGTTTGCCGACAGTATGCAGGTGCTGCGCACGGCCGCCGGGCGCAGCGTGATGGGCCTGGCGCAGGGTAGCAACACCGTCATCGGCGTGGTGGCCACCAACGCCCAGCTAGACAAGGAAGGCGCCAGCAAGGTGGCCGCGATGGCCAGCAACGGGCTGGCACGCTGCCTGCGCCCGGCGAACACCATGCTCGACGGCGACACGATCTTTGCCCTCAGCAGCGGCCGCAAGGCGGCAGATGTGAGCATTGTGGGCGCGTTTGCAGCCGAGGCAGTGGTGCAGGCGGTCTACAACGCCGTGCAGGCCGCCCGCGGCCTGGCGGGCGTGCCCAGCCTGCACGAGCTGGGCGGGTAACGAATTTTTCTAAATTGGGTTAACTAGATTAAATCGGCACCTACTCAAAAAGGAGAGGTTATATGTTGATGGAACGTATCATCGGCGCACTTACTTTCAAGCGCCAAGTGTATGCAGATGTAGAAAAGGACACCAGCTTCACCAGCACCGCCTGGGGCATTGTGGCGGTGGTGGCCTTCCTGAGCCAGCTAGGTACCACCGCCAGCGCGGCCTACGGCGAGGGTGGCCAGCTCAATGCCAGCAGTTGGCTGCTGGGTGCAATCGCCGGCACGGTAATTGCGGTGGCTGCCTTTGCGCTGGGCGCCTACCTGATTGCCTGGCTGGGCAAAGCGCTCTTCAAGGCCGATGTAACCTTTGAAGAGATGGTGCGCACCCTGGGCCTGGCCCAGGTGTGGACTCTGGCCAGCGTGCTGGGTGTAGCGGGTGCGTTTGTGCCGCTGCTGGGCTGCATCACTGCGCCGATTGCGTGCATTGGCGGCATTCTGGGCCTGGTTTCGTGGTTTGTGGCCGCCCAAGAAGCGCTGGATCTGGATACGGCGCAGACGGCGATCACCGTGATCGCTGGCTGGATTGTGAGCTTCCTGGTTTCTGGGTTGTTGGGCAGCGCCGTACTGGCTGCCGTTGGCCTGGCTTCCGGTGGCGCTTCGCTGCTGATGGACCAGTTGCGTCAGATCGCTCCGTAGTTTTTCTGTTCGAGTAACCCAAACAAAAGCGGTCGGGTGATTTGCCCCGACCGCTTTTTGTAATGATATTGACAACAGTTACCCTACTCGATATACTCTTTACAATCATGATGAGAGGGTAAACCTTAGGTACGTCCTTTGGTCTATCCCTCTCGTTTTGTTTTAAATTCTAGTTTTTCCTTCAAATCTGAGATATAGGCCGTTTTTGTGGCAAATTTACGCAACAGAGAAGAATAGCGGTGCCTATTGGGTACTAAAAGTGCCTTGAGTTTACCCAGCCCATCAAGGTGTTCAATGAGGCAAAGAAAGTCTCCATCTCCAGAAACAATAATCGCTTGATCGTAGTTTGGTAATTCAATCATGGAATGTAACACCAGTTCGGCATCCACATTTCCTTTTGTTACACCGTCTTTCTGAGAAATTGTTGGCTTATATATCATTTTGTATCCAACTTCTTCAAGAAAATCGTATAGCGATTGATTGCCGGGCTTCTTGCCAATAAAGAGATACACCTTATCCACCCTGTATTTATCTTTTAGATAAACGAAAAACCGCCTAAAGTCCAGTTTCCATCCAGAATAGACATTGTGCTTGCCAATAACAATATCATTGCTGACACCCAAGTTTAAATTTTGGCTGTCTACAAAAGCATAAACAGTGTGCTCCTCAGTCACTTTCCCACCTCTAGCGGACAACTTAACGCTATTGTACTATTTTCACCAGGAGTACCCCCCGAACTGCGAGCGAGGTGTTGCTAGCTCAGCATCTCACTGAGCGCCTGGGCAAACTGCGAGCGCGGCACCACCTTGTGTACGCCGGCCTTGCGTGCCGCCGCCAGCCGCGGCGCATCGGTGTGCGGGCCATAGGCCAGCCAGGGCACCGCCGCCAACGCCGTTTCGGCTTGGGCGGCAGCCAGCCAGCCCTGCCAAGGCAGCGCGCTGCCCAGATCCAGCAGCACCAGCGCAGTGGGTGCGGCGGCCAACTGGGCGCAGAACTGCGCCGGCGTCAGTGGCTGATCGATCCAGCTAAAGTCACCGCCAGCCGCTTGGGCAATCGCTTGCACCTTGGGCATGAAGAACAAATCGCTAGTGATGGCGAGGACGCGCGTAGAGCCTTCGGTCATAATCACTTCCAACATAGTGAATAGTAATCAGTGAGCAGTGATTAGGGGGCAAGCCTGAGCCCTGCTCACTGTTCACTGCTGACTTACTTCCTAACTATAATACCCAGCCATGCCCACCATCGTATTCATCGGAGACTCGATCACAGAAGGCGCCGCGGATTATGTGCGCGGCGGCTGGTCGCGCCGCCTGGCTGCCAGCCTGCCGCCGGGCTGGGAAGCGGTGCAAGCCGGCGTGGGCGGCGACACCATCCAACTCATTCTGGCGCGGCTGGAGCAAGACGCGCTGATCTACGCCCCGGATATTGTGGTGCTGGCGGTAGGCATCAACGACTCGCGCCGCTATGGTGCCAACGGGCCTTACGAAGTGCCCCTGGAAGAGTTCCGGCGCGGGCTGGCAGAGTTTGCCCGGCGCATGGCCGGCCACCCCACGCAGGTGCTGGTCGTAGGGCTCACCCCGCTCGACGAGGCGCGCACTCTGCCGATCGCCGAAGACCTGTATTACACGCAAGTGGCCGCCACGCAGTACGATGCGGCGCTGGAACACTTTGCCGCGCAGCACGGCTATCGCTACGTGGCGCTGGCGCCGGCCTTCGCCGCGGCCGGCGGTGCGGCCGCGCTCACGGCGGATGGCCTGCACCCTACCCCGGATGGCCATGCACTCATCGCCGCGGCGGTGCAGGCCGGGCTGCAAGGCTGGCTGTGATGGCAAAGAGTCTGCCAACTGAAGTCACGGTGAGCGTGGGGCAAGCGCGCCGCTACCTGGTGGCGTACCAGCGCCTGGCCCAGCCGCGCACTCTCAAGGGCAAAGCCGGGGCGCTCGAATACATCCGCCAGGTGAATTGCATCCAATTCGATCCGATCAATGTGGTGGGGCAAAACCCTCACCTCGTTTTGCAATCACGCGTGCGCAACTACCGGCCGGCACTGCTGGATGAACTGCTGTACCGCGAGCGCAGCCTGGTGGATGGCTTCGATAAGGTGATGTCGATCTACCCACGCGAAGACTGGCCCTTCTTCAACGCCTACCGCGCGGCGATGGGCCAACTGTACAAAGAGGCCAGCAGCACCGAGAAAGCCACGCGCCTGCTCGATTGGGTGCGCGAGGAAATTCGCACGCGCGGCCCGCTCTCGGCATTGGAATTGGAAGACGATACCAAGATGGATTGGTGGCTCACCGGCTCGGCGCGGGCGGTGCGCATCGCTCTCGACATTTTGTTTTACTCAGGCGAGGTAGTGATCCACCACCGGGTGGCCAACCGGCGCTATTTTGAGCTGGCGACGCGCGTATTGGGCGAGCCGCTCACCGCGCCGGCCGATCCGCACGAGGATGCCAGCGCCTACCGCGAATGGCACGTACTGCGCCGCATCGAAAGCATGGGGCTGGCTCGCCCGCAGGGCAACGGCCAATGGGGCGGCATCCAACGTAGTGGCTCGCTGGAGCCGGTGCTGGCGCGCCTGGTGGGCCGCGAGGCGATCGCCCGCGTGGGCGTGGAGGGCGTGCCCGGCCAGGTGTTTTACCTGCCGCGCAGCCAACTCGCCGCGCTACAACGCACGCCGCCGCGCCGGGCTGCTGCTGCCAGCTTCCTGGCGCCACTGGATAACCTGCTGTGGGATCGTGACCTGCTGGAGCAGCTGTTTGGCTTCTACTACCGCTGGGAAGTGTACGTGCCCGAGGCGAAACGCCAGTATGGCTACTATGTGCTGCCAGTCTTGTATGGCGATGCGTTTGTAGCGCGTTTTGACCCGGGCTATGACCGCAAAACACAAACGCTGACGATCAAGAATTGGTGGTGGCAGCCCGGCGTGCCGCGCCGCGATGAAGCAATGCAGACCGCTTTGGCGCAATGCCTGCGTGATTTCATGCGCTACCTGGGCGCCCAGCGCACAGTGCTGGGCGCGCCGGTGCAGCGCGAGCGCACGCTGAAGGCAATCGTGCGCCTGGCGGCGAGCTAAGGCGCCAGGGACGCGGGGGCGCGCAAGGTGTCTAGCTGGCGTACTTCGCCAGGCGTAGCGCCGAGCTGCCACAGCGCCAGCTGGGCGGGGCTGCGCTGCCCATCCGGGTAGCCGGCGGCCTGCAGCC
Protein-coding regions in this window:
- a CDS encoding NYN domain-containing protein, yielding MTEEHTVYAFVDSQNLNLGVSNDIVIGKHNVYSGWKLDFRRFFVYLKDKYRVDKVYLFIGKKPGNQSLYDFLEEVGYKMIYKPTISQKDGVTKGNVDAELVLHSMIELPNYDQAIIVSGDGDFLCLIEHLDGLGKLKALLVPNRHRYSSLLRKFATKTAYISDLKEKLEFKTKREG
- a CDS encoding SGNH/GDSL hydrolase family protein → MPTIVFIGDSITEGAADYVRGGWSRRLAASLPPGWEAVQAGVGGDTIQLILARLEQDALIYAPDIVVLAVGINDSRRYGANGPYEVPLEEFRRGLAEFARRMAGHPTQVLVVGLTPLDEARTLPIAEDLYYTQVAATQYDAALEHFAAQHGYRYVALAPAFAAAGGAAALTADGLHPTPDGHALIAAAVQAGLQGWL
- a CDS encoding YcaQ family DNA glycosylase translates to MAKSLPTEVTVSVGQARRYLVAYQRLAQPRTLKGKAGALEYIRQVNCIQFDPINVVGQNPHLVLQSRVRNYRPALLDELLYRERSLVDGFDKVMSIYPREDWPFFNAYRAAMGQLYKEASSTEKATRLLDWVREEIRTRGPLSALELEDDTKMDWWLTGSARAVRIALDILFYSGEVVIHHRVANRRYFELATRVLGEPLTAPADPHEDASAYREWHVLRRIESMGLARPQGNGQWGGIQRSGSLEPVLARLVGREAIARVGVEGVPGQVFYLPRSQLAALQRTPPRRAAAASFLAPLDNLLWDRDLLEQLFGFYYRWEVYVPEAKRQYGYYVLPVLYGDAFVARFDPGYDRKTQTLTIKNWWWQPGVPRRDEAMQTALAQCLRDFMRYLGAQRTVLGAPVQRERTLKAIVRLAAS
- a CDS encoding P1 family peptidase; the protein is MPTNNSITAIPGIRVGHAHDEAAATGCTVILAEKGAVASVDQRGGAPGTRETDLLRPGHLVNKVHAIMLSGGSAFGLDAASGAMRYLEERKVGLNVGVARVPIVPSAILFDLGIGSATRRPDAAMGYQACVNASTAEPAQGNAGAGMGATVGKLLGMGQAIKAGIGNALVDAGGGVKVGALIAVNTFGDVIGPDGEILAGVRSIKKGPLKIGKGMFADSMQVLRTAAGRSVMGLAQGSNTVIGVVATNAQLDKEGASKVAAMASNGLARCLRPANTMLDGDTIFALSSGRKAADVSIVGAFAAEAVVQAVYNAVQAARGLAGVPSLHELGG